A stretch of Catenulispora sp. GP43 DNA encodes these proteins:
- a CDS encoding SDR family oxidoreductase: MKVARSRHVYGTTKAALIHQTKHLAGELAPAVRVNAIAPGLVKTEFARMLWEGAEPDAKYPWALERLGEPQDIADAALFLASDLASWITGEVLVVDGGAMIKGGI; this comes from the coding sequence CTGAAAGTCGCAAGATCGCGGCACGTCTACGGCACCACCAAGGCGGCCCTGATCCACCAGACCAAGCACCTGGCGGGCGAACTGGCCCCGGCGGTCCGCGTCAACGCGATCGCCCCCGGCCTGGTGAAGACGGAGTTCGCCCGCATGCTGTGGGAGGGCGCCGAGCCCGACGCCAAGTACCCGTGGGCGCTGGAGCGGCTCGGCGAGCCGCAGGACATCGCCGACGCGGCGCTGTTCCTGGCCAGCGACCTGGCTTCGTGGATCACCGGCGAGGTGCTGGTGGTGGACGGCGGGGCGATGATCAAGGGTGGGATCTGA
- a CDS encoding adenosylmethionine--8-amino-7-oxononanoate transaminase codes for MSDAQLWTPELAAADRDKVWHPYAPMPSSVEPFPVVSADGVRIRLADGRELVDGMASWWSAIHGYRHPVLDQAVRDQLDSMAHVMFGGLTHAPAVRLAERLTGMAPAGLEHVFFADSGSVSVEVAIKMCLQYQRSQGHAARTRLMTVRGGYHGDTFGAMAVTDPAGSMHQLWADVLPEHVFADRPPAELTEEYAAHLADLAARHADTLAAIIVEPVVQGAGGMRFYDPAVLKVLRAICDEHGLLLVFDEIATGFGRTGELFGADHAGVSPDIMTIGKALTGGYLTLAAVLCTSRVAHGISSGEAPVLMHGPTFMANPLACAVAYASTGLLLDGGWREPVAGIEKQLNTHLEVARELPGVADVRVLGAIGVIEMEQPTDMRTATKAAMDKGVWIRPFGKLLYVMPPYVTSEEDVERIAAGLVAAARASGV; via the coding sequence GTGAGCGACGCACAACTTTGGACCCCCGAATTGGCCGCCGCCGACCGCGACAAGGTCTGGCACCCCTACGCCCCGATGCCTTCGTCGGTCGAGCCGTTCCCGGTGGTCTCCGCCGACGGCGTCCGCATCCGCCTGGCCGACGGCCGCGAACTCGTCGACGGCATGGCCTCCTGGTGGTCGGCGATCCACGGCTACCGCCACCCGGTACTGGACCAGGCGGTGCGCGACCAGCTCGATTCCATGGCGCACGTGATGTTCGGCGGCCTCACCCACGCCCCGGCCGTCCGGCTCGCCGAGCGCCTGACCGGCATGGCCCCGGCCGGCCTGGAGCACGTGTTCTTCGCCGACTCCGGCTCGGTCTCGGTCGAGGTCGCGATCAAGATGTGCCTGCAGTACCAGCGCTCGCAGGGCCACGCCGCGCGCACCCGGCTGATGACCGTGCGCGGCGGCTACCACGGCGACACCTTCGGCGCGATGGCCGTCACCGACCCGGCCGGCAGCATGCACCAGCTGTGGGCGGACGTCCTGCCCGAGCACGTCTTCGCCGACCGCCCGCCGGCCGAGCTCACCGAGGAGTACGCCGCGCACCTGGCGGACCTGGCCGCCCGCCACGCCGACACGCTGGCCGCGATCATCGTCGAGCCGGTGGTGCAGGGCGCCGGCGGCATGCGCTTCTACGACCCGGCGGTCCTGAAGGTGCTGCGCGCCATCTGCGACGAGCACGGCCTGCTGCTGGTCTTCGACGAGATCGCCACCGGCTTCGGCCGCACCGGCGAGCTGTTCGGCGCGGACCACGCCGGCGTCAGCCCGGACATCATGACCATTGGCAAGGCCTTGACCGGCGGATACCTGACCCTGGCGGCGGTGCTGTGCACCAGCCGCGTGGCGCACGGCATCTCCAGCGGTGAGGCCCCGGTGCTGATGCACGGGCCCACGTTCATGGCCAACCCGCTGGCCTGCGCGGTCGCCTACGCCTCGACCGGCCTGCTGCTCGACGGTGGCTGGCGCGAGCCGGTGGCGGGGATCGAGAAGCAGCTGAACACGCACTTGGAAGTGGCCCGGGAGCTGCCCGGGGTGGCGGACGTGCGGGTGCTCGGCGCGATCGGGGTCATCGAGATGGAGCAGCCGACCGACATGCGCACCGCGACGAAGGCCGCGATGGACAAGGGCGTCTGGATCCGGCCGTTCGGGAAACTGCTGTATGTGATGCCGCCGTATGTGACGTCCGAGGAGGACGTCGAGCGCATCGCCGCGGGGCTGGTGGCCGCGGCGCGCGCTTCGGGGGTGTGA
- a CDS encoding aldo/keto reductase, with protein sequence MNYRVLGATGIEVSTYALGTMMFGQIGNPDHADSERIIHAALDAGINFVDTADMYSTGESEEIVGKALKGRRDDIVLATKVHFSLDGERNHGGNSRRYITRAVEDSLRRLQTEWIDLYQIHRPDPNTDIEETLGVLTDLVHAGKIRSFGSSTFPAEQTVEAWHVAERRGLMKFRTEQPPYSILAREIERSVLPTAQRLNMGVLTWSPLAWGFLSGKYRRGTDIDLTAGRAALRADRFDPSLPANAAKYDAVEKLFGLADDLGISLPQLATAFPLAHPAVTSVIIGPRTIEQLESSLAGQDLVLDDATLDRIDEIVAPGTDLVWVAEGGGWLPPALSRPALRRRTPDDRAAATPDAEAAEE encoded by the coding sequence ATGAACTACCGCGTCCTCGGTGCCACCGGCATCGAAGTGAGCACCTACGCACTGGGCACCATGATGTTCGGCCAGATCGGCAACCCCGACCACGCCGACAGCGAGCGGATCATCCACGCCGCGCTGGATGCCGGGATCAACTTCGTCGACACCGCGGACATGTACTCCACCGGGGAGTCCGAGGAGATCGTCGGCAAGGCCCTGAAGGGCCGGCGCGACGACATCGTGCTGGCCACCAAGGTCCACTTCTCGCTGGACGGCGAGCGCAACCACGGCGGCAACTCCCGGCGCTACATCACCCGCGCCGTCGAGGACAGTCTGCGCCGTCTTCAGACGGAGTGGATCGACCTGTACCAGATCCACCGCCCGGACCCGAACACGGACATCGAGGAGACCCTCGGTGTCCTGACCGACCTGGTCCACGCCGGCAAGATCCGGTCCTTCGGCAGCTCCACCTTCCCGGCCGAGCAGACCGTCGAGGCCTGGCACGTGGCCGAACGCCGGGGCCTGATGAAGTTCCGCACCGAGCAGCCGCCGTACTCGATCCTGGCCCGCGAGATCGAGCGCTCGGTCCTGCCCACCGCGCAGCGCCTGAACATGGGCGTGCTCACCTGGAGCCCGCTGGCCTGGGGCTTCCTGAGCGGCAAGTATCGCCGCGGCACCGACATCGACCTGACCGCCGGCCGCGCCGCCCTGCGCGCGGACCGCTTCGACCCGTCCCTGCCGGCCAACGCCGCCAAATACGACGCGGTCGAGAAGCTCTTCGGCCTCGCCGACGACCTCGGCATCTCCCTCCCGCAGCTGGCCACCGCCTTCCCGCTGGCACACCCGGCGGTGACCTCGGTGATCATCGGCCCGCGCACCATCGAGCAGCTGGAGTCCTCCCTCGCCGGCCAGGACCTGGTCCTGGACGACGCGACCCTGGACCGCATCGACGAGATCGTGGCACCGGGCACCGACCTCGTGTGGGTGGCCGAAGGCGGCGGCTGGCTGCCCCCGGCGCTGAGCCGGCCCGCCCTGCGGCGCCGCACGCCCGACGACCGCGCCGCGGCTACCCCGGACGCGGAGGCGGCGGAGGAATAA
- a CDS encoding class II aldolase/adducin family protein yields MTTTEPDVHAVEQAVGDVAQELYFPVPPTFDDVAAERRYRKEQLAAGFRIFGRFGFSEGVAGHITVRDPEFPDTFWVNGFGQSFNQIKASDLIRCDHDGNVLEGRFHVNRAAFVIHAEVHRARPDVIAAAHSHSLHGKAFASLGIPLDPITQDACTFFEDHGLYLGYGGVASDVEEGKRIGAALAGYKAAILQNHGLITVGESVAEAVWWFVTMERSCQAQLLAMAAGTPKHIDRETALMVREQIGGHFAGWFQARPMWDQIVASDPDLFD; encoded by the coding sequence ATGACCACCACCGAACCGGACGTCCACGCCGTCGAGCAGGCCGTCGGCGACGTCGCGCAGGAGCTCTACTTCCCGGTCCCGCCGACGTTCGACGACGTCGCGGCCGAGCGCCGGTACCGCAAGGAGCAGCTGGCCGCGGGCTTCCGCATCTTCGGCAGGTTCGGCTTCTCCGAGGGCGTGGCCGGCCACATCACGGTGCGCGACCCGGAGTTCCCGGACACCTTCTGGGTCAACGGCTTCGGCCAGTCCTTCAACCAGATCAAGGCCTCGGACCTGATCCGCTGCGACCACGACGGCAACGTCCTGGAGGGCCGCTTCCACGTCAACCGCGCGGCCTTCGTCATCCACGCCGAGGTGCACCGCGCGCGCCCGGACGTGATCGCCGCCGCGCACTCGCACTCCCTGCACGGCAAGGCGTTCGCCTCGCTGGGCATCCCGCTGGACCCGATCACCCAGGACGCGTGCACCTTCTTCGAGGACCACGGCCTGTACCTGGGCTACGGCGGCGTGGCCAGCGACGTCGAGGAGGGCAAGCGCATCGGTGCCGCCCTGGCCGGCTACAAGGCCGCGATCCTGCAGAACCACGGCCTGATCACGGTCGGCGAGTCGGTGGCCGAGGCGGTGTGGTGGTTCGTGACGATGGAGCGCTCGTGCCAGGCGCAGCTGCTGGCGATGGCCGCCGGGACGCCCAAGCACATCGACCGCGAGACCGCGCTGATGGTGCGCGAGCAGATCGGCGGCCACTTCGCCGGCTGGTTCCAGGCGCGTCCGATGTGGGACCAGATCGTGGCCTCCGACCCGGACCTGTTCGACTGA
- a CDS encoding TIGR01777 family oxidoreductase yields MKIVIPGGTGHVGAVAERAFTAAGHSVVVLSRNPVRPNQVRWDGRTPGAWAAEIDGCDVVLNLAGRSVSCRYTPENLRDMMDSRVLSTRAVGEAIARAERPPRLWLQASTATIYAHSFGTPHDEDGVIGGAEAGVPAYWAYSVEIAKNWEREQARADTPHTRKVALRSAMVMSPDRGGIFDYLSWLARLGLGGPVAGGAQYVSWIHDHDFTAALDHLITHEQLTGPINLAAPNPLPQRDFTRTLRHAWGMPLGLPATRTMAALGALALRSDTELLLKSRRVIPGRLPDTGFRFAHPDWDDAAPDLVRRVRAGRGR; encoded by the coding sequence ATGAAGATCGTGATCCCCGGCGGAACCGGGCACGTCGGCGCGGTGGCGGAGCGTGCTTTCACAGCGGCCGGGCACTCGGTGGTAGTACTGAGCCGGAACCCGGTGCGCCCGAACCAGGTGCGCTGGGACGGCCGGACGCCGGGGGCGTGGGCGGCGGAGATCGACGGCTGCGACGTCGTGCTGAACCTGGCCGGACGCAGCGTCAGCTGCCGCTACACGCCCGAGAACCTGCGCGACATGATGGACTCGCGGGTGTTGTCGACCCGTGCCGTCGGCGAGGCCATCGCCCGGGCCGAACGCCCGCCTCGCCTCTGGCTGCAGGCGAGCACCGCGACCATCTACGCCCACTCCTTCGGCACGCCGCACGACGAGGACGGCGTCATCGGCGGCGCCGAGGCCGGGGTGCCGGCGTACTGGGCGTACAGCGTTGAGATCGCGAAGAACTGGGAACGCGAGCAGGCCCGCGCCGACACCCCGCACACCCGCAAGGTGGCCCTGCGCTCGGCGATGGTGATGAGCCCGGACCGCGGCGGCATCTTCGACTACCTGTCCTGGCTGGCCCGCCTCGGCCTCGGCGGCCCGGTCGCCGGCGGAGCCCAGTACGTGTCCTGGATCCACGACCACGACTTCACCGCCGCCCTGGACCACCTCATCACCCACGAACAGCTCACCGGCCCGATCAACCTGGCGGCCCCGAACCCCTTGCCCCAGCGCGATTTCACCCGCACCCTCCGCCACGCCTGGGGCATGCCCCTGGGCCTGCCGGCGACCCGCACGATGGCCGCCCTCGGCGCCCTGGCCCTACGCTCGGACACCGAGCTGCTGCTCAAGAGCCGCCGCGTGATCCCGGGCCGGCTGCCCGACACCGGATTCCGCTTCGCCCACCCCGACTGGGACGACGCGGCGCCGGACCTGGTGCGGCGGGTGCGGGCCGGGCGAGGGCGCTGA
- a CDS encoding phosphotransferase family protein, translating into MTDPAAPALAGLDPAAVAAYLADIPQVEARPPLTAELIAGGLSNLTYELRDAAGRTWVLRRPPLGHVLPTAHDMRREYRVISALHGTGTVPVARAYVLCEDTGVIGAPFYLMEKVGGVVLRTRTQCAALSVAQRRSVGESLVDVLAALHRVDPEQVGLADFGRPDGYLHRQLDRWDRQYAASQSREIRGLFELGDGLRAAVPVTQRSTILHGDYRLDNVMMRLPEAGASSVAAVFDWEMSTLGDPLADLGLLLTYWEDPGHPSKEILAAAGGGLTNHEGFPHSREIVDRYQAATGLIVDDLDWYIAFSHYKLAVILEGIHYRHERGLTLGEGFERAGAAVPALVEAGRRYLDRTR; encoded by the coding sequence GTGACAGACCCCGCCGCGCCCGCCTTGGCCGGGCTCGACCCGGCCGCCGTCGCCGCCTACCTGGCCGACATCCCACAGGTGGAGGCCAGGCCCCCGCTGACCGCCGAGCTGATCGCCGGCGGTCTTTCCAATCTCACCTACGAGCTGCGCGACGCCGCCGGCCGGACCTGGGTCCTGCGCCGCCCGCCGCTGGGGCACGTGCTGCCCACGGCGCACGACATGCGCCGCGAGTACCGGGTGATCTCCGCGCTGCACGGGACCGGGACGGTGCCGGTGGCGCGGGCCTACGTGCTGTGCGAGGACACCGGCGTGATCGGCGCCCCGTTCTACCTCATGGAGAAGGTCGGGGGTGTGGTGCTGCGGACGCGGACGCAGTGCGCGGCACTCAGCGTGGCGCAGCGGCGGTCGGTGGGGGAGAGCCTGGTCGACGTGCTCGCCGCCCTGCACCGGGTGGATCCCGAGCAGGTGGGGCTGGCCGATTTCGGGCGCCCGGACGGGTATCTGCACCGGCAGCTGGACCGCTGGGACCGGCAGTACGCGGCGTCGCAGAGCCGGGAGATCAGGGGGCTGTTCGAGCTCGGCGACGGGCTGCGCGCGGCGGTGCCGGTGACTCAGCGTTCGACGATCCTGCACGGCGACTACCGGCTGGACAACGTGATGATGCGGCTGCCGGAGGCCGGCGCGTCGTCGGTGGCCGCGGTCTTCGACTGGGAGATGTCCACGCTGGGGGATCCCCTGGCGGACCTGGGCCTGTTGCTCACCTACTGGGAGGACCCGGGCCACCCCTCCAAGGAGATCCTCGCCGCGGCCGGCGGCGGCCTGACCAACCACGAGGGCTTCCCGCACAGCCGCGAGATCGTCGACCGCTACCAGGCCGCGACCGGGCTGATCGTCGACGACCTCGACTGGTACATCGCCTTCAGCCACTACAAGCTCGCGGTGATCCTGGAGGGCATCCACTACCGGCACGAGCGCGGCCTGACGCTCGGCGAGGGTTTCGAGCGCGCCGGGGCGGCGGTGCCGGCGCTGGTCGAGGCCGGCCGCCGCTATCTGGACCGAACTCGCTAG
- a CDS encoding Ig-like domain-containing protein, with translation MHRSSATNLEKTRVRTGTPRQPRRTLGVAAVATLIGGAALGSAAMPGTANATVQPVATPIPLTSVPTDGATGIRTEVPVSVTAQSGEQLASVTLAAPDGATVPGSLNPQGTVWTAADHLRTHTKYTLTAVGVSSDGTQVTRTSSFTTFAPSADSQLKFQTTEPQNGDLVGVGMPILVQFTHSVTDRAAVEKALVVQTDPPQAGHWSWLSDARLDWRPESYWQPGTKVRVSLNLDGVPAGSDQYGGSDTSFAFNVGRKQVSVVDLSKHEMTVYQNGNTVRTMPVTGGKPGDDTWGGTMAVIDKASDVHMTSRSVGFGDAYDIPDVRWAIHLTYSGTYIHAAPWSVGSQGYANVSHGCVGLSTDRAAWLFSNTLPGDLVQVVNSPKTVSPGNGYGDWMESWNQWLSGSAVKV, from the coding sequence ATGCACCGCTCATCCGCCACGAACCTGGAGAAGACCAGAGTGCGCACCGGGACCCCGCGCCAACCCCGCCGGACTCTCGGCGTCGCCGCCGTCGCCACGCTGATCGGCGGCGCGGCCCTCGGCTCGGCCGCCATGCCGGGCACCGCCAACGCCACCGTACAGCCGGTGGCCACTCCGATTCCGCTGACCAGCGTGCCGACCGACGGCGCCACCGGCATCCGCACCGAGGTGCCGGTGAGCGTCACGGCACAGTCCGGGGAGCAGTTGGCCTCGGTCACGCTGGCCGCGCCCGACGGCGCCACCGTGCCGGGGTCGCTGAACCCCCAGGGCACGGTGTGGACCGCGGCAGACCATCTGCGCACCCACACCAAGTACACGCTCACCGCGGTCGGCGTCTCCTCCGACGGCACCCAGGTGACCCGGACCTCGTCGTTCACCACCTTCGCGCCCTCGGCCGACAGCCAGCTGAAGTTCCAGACCACCGAGCCGCAGAACGGCGACCTGGTCGGCGTCGGCATGCCGATCCTGGTGCAGTTCACGCACTCGGTCACCGACCGCGCGGCCGTGGAGAAGGCACTGGTCGTGCAGACCGACCCGCCGCAGGCGGGGCACTGGAGCTGGCTGTCCGACGCCCGGCTGGACTGGCGTCCGGAGAGCTACTGGCAGCCGGGCACCAAGGTCCGGGTGTCGCTGAACCTGGACGGCGTGCCGGCCGGGTCCGACCAGTACGGCGGGAGCGACACCTCCTTCGCCTTCAACGTCGGCCGCAAGCAGGTCTCGGTCGTGGACCTGTCCAAACACGAGATGACCGTCTACCAGAACGGCAACACGGTCCGCACCATGCCGGTGACCGGCGGCAAGCCGGGCGACGACACCTGGGGCGGCACCATGGCGGTCATCGACAAGGCCTCCGACGTGCACATGACGTCGCGGTCGGTCGGCTTCGGCGACGCCTACGACATCCCGGACGTACGGTGGGCGATCCACCTGACGTACTCGGGCACGTACATCCACGCCGCGCCGTGGTCGGTCGGGTCGCAGGGGTACGCGAACGTCAGCCACGGGTGCGTCGGCCTGTCGACGGACCGCGCGGCGTGGCTGTTCTCGAACACCCTGCCCGGGGACCTGGTGCAGGTGGTCAACTCGCCGAAGACGGTCTCGCCGGGCAACGGGTACGGCGACTGGATGGAGAGCTGGAACCAGTGGCTGAGCGGGAGCGCGGTGAAGGTTTAG
- a CDS encoding NAD(P)-dependent oxidoreductase, with product MDSGAQKIAVLGLGPMGQALATAFVRAGHAVTVWNRTPGRVSELPGPVSAAVSVAGSVTEVVRAGDLVVACLIDDAAVRGVVEGVEFGGRPLVNLTSGDPGQVRETVRWAGAQGIAYLPGAILTPTPMIGTPAGTVLLSGDPDVHARVASALSALGERIVYLGSDPARASAFDVALLDLFATATNGLLHAFALAGAEGIAPSEFVGFASGIGGLLPEMATRFAAQIESGEFPSSRSSIASAASSMRHITAAARDHGLDTGMLDAARAAIERAVAQGYGSDGLGRLATMFGPR from the coding sequence ATGGACAGTGGTGCACAGAAGATCGCGGTACTCGGGCTCGGCCCGATGGGACAGGCGCTGGCCACGGCGTTCGTGCGCGCCGGGCATGCGGTGACGGTGTGGAACCGGACGCCGGGCAGGGTTTCGGAGCTTCCGGGTCCGGTCTCGGCCGCGGTTTCGGTGGCGGGTTCGGTCACGGAGGTAGTACGGGCGGGAGATCTGGTGGTGGCCTGCCTGATCGATGACGCGGCGGTGCGGGGCGTCGTGGAGGGGGTGGAGTTCGGCGGGCGTCCGCTGGTCAATCTGACCAGCGGCGATCCCGGGCAGGTGCGGGAAACGGTGCGATGGGCCGGCGCGCAGGGCATCGCCTATCTGCCCGGCGCGATCCTCACTCCGACGCCGATGATCGGGACGCCGGCCGGCACGGTCCTGCTCAGCGGCGATCCGGATGTGCACGCGCGAGTGGCGTCAGCGTTGTCCGCGCTCGGTGAGCGCATCGTCTACCTCGGTTCGGATCCGGCTCGGGCGAGTGCTTTCGACGTGGCGCTCCTGGATCTGTTCGCGACTGCTACCAACGGGCTGCTGCACGCTTTCGCCTTGGCCGGCGCTGAAGGTATCGCTCCGAGTGAGTTCGTGGGCTTCGCTTCCGGCATCGGCGGGCTCTTGCCGGAGATGGCTACGCGTTTCGCGGCGCAGATCGAAAGTGGGGAGTTCCCCAGTTCGCGGTCCAGTATCGCCTCGGCCGCGTCGAGCATGCGGCACATCACCGCCGCCGCGCGTGACCACGGCCTGGACACCGGCATGCTCGACGCCGCGCGGGCCGCGATCGAGCGCGCGGTCGCACAGGGGTACGGCTCGGACGGGCTGGGGCGGTTGGCGACGATGTTCGGACCCCGCTGA
- a CDS encoding DUF2218 domain-containing protein, translating into MIESVANVATDRPERYLKQLVSHLGNTIDAEQSEDGHTGTLIFSSGACELSAEPGTLRLTARAQDAERLAAVEDVVARHLVRFGEKDALVVRWSEAAQV; encoded by the coding sequence ATGATCGAATCCGTCGCGAACGTCGCCACCGACCGCCCCGAGCGCTACCTGAAGCAGCTGGTCTCGCACCTGGGGAACACGATCGACGCCGAGCAGTCCGAGGACGGGCACACCGGCACGCTGATCTTCAGCTCCGGCGCCTGCGAGCTGAGCGCGGAGCCCGGCACGCTGCGGCTGACGGCGCGGGCGCAGGACGCCGAACGGCTCGCGGCGGTGGAGGACGTGGTGGCGCGGCATTTGGTGCGATTCGGGGAGAAGGACGCGCTGGTTGTGCGGTGGTCCGAGGCGGCGCAGGTGTAG
- a CDS encoding TetR/AcrR family transcriptional regulator, translating to MPKGMTKRRPQTLAKLLDAALEAFAENGFGGTRIEDVCERAGYTRGAFYSNFASKEELFFALFDRHAERVLERFEKQAAALSSGPVTLAGIAAALADFDEAERTWYLVTTEFTLSAIRDPQAAQRLAEHDAGLRVEAVRLLGDLLARAGMRLRTGVELESLVRMLIAVREGALAQSYVEPGELPPGTLERLFLPALLGAVTEAA from the coding sequence GTGCCCAAAGGGATGACGAAGCGCCGGCCGCAGACGCTGGCCAAGCTGCTCGACGCGGCACTGGAGGCGTTCGCCGAGAACGGGTTCGGCGGAACGCGCATCGAGGACGTCTGCGAGCGCGCCGGCTACACCCGCGGTGCGTTCTACTCGAACTTCGCGAGCAAGGAAGAGCTCTTCTTCGCGCTGTTCGACCGGCACGCGGAGCGCGTCCTGGAACGCTTCGAGAAGCAGGCGGCGGCGCTGAGCAGCGGACCGGTGACGCTGGCGGGCATCGCCGCGGCGCTGGCCGACTTCGATGAGGCCGAGCGGACGTGGTACCTGGTCACGACCGAGTTCACGCTCTCGGCGATCCGGGACCCGCAGGCCGCGCAACGGCTCGCGGAGCACGACGCCGGACTGCGGGTCGAGGCGGTGCGGCTGCTGGGAGACCTGCTGGCGCGCGCCGGGATGCGGCTGCGGACCGGCGTGGAGCTGGAGTCGCTGGTCAGGATGCTGATCGCGGTGCGCGAAGGGGCGCTGGCGCAGAGCTATGTGGAGCCGGGGGAGTTGCCGCCGGGGACGCTGGAGCGGTTGTTCCTGCCTGCTTTGCTGGGAGCGGTGACGGAGGCGGCGTGA
- a CDS encoding MerR family transcriptional regulator has translation MKIGELSRRTGTSIRALRYYEEQGLLAPARLPSGYRIYDDRSVATVQRIRVLLSAGLGTSAIAEILPNVVDDSVVLTGRCPELHEGLAVERARITQQIEDLEVARDILDSLIGRPLVITNA, from the coding sequence ATGAAGATCGGCGAACTCTCCCGCCGCACCGGCACCTCGATCCGCGCCCTGCGCTACTACGAGGAGCAGGGCCTGCTCGCCCCGGCCCGCCTGCCCAGCGGCTACCGGATCTACGACGACCGCAGCGTGGCGACCGTCCAGCGCATCCGCGTCCTGCTCTCCGCGGGCCTGGGCACCTCGGCCATCGCCGAGATCCTGCCGAACGTCGTCGACGACTCGGTGGTCCTCACCGGCCGCTGCCCGGAGCTGCACGAGGGACTCGCGGTCGAGCGCGCCCGCATCACGCAACAGATCGAGGACCTGGAGGTGGCACGGGACATCCTCGACTCACTGATAGGGCGACCGCTGGTGATCACGAACGCCTGA